In the genome of Piliocolobus tephrosceles isolate RC106 chromosome 20, ASM277652v3, whole genome shotgun sequence, the window AAGCATGAGCTGAGGAAGTCAGCCAGCACACAAAGAAATCGGACTGGAATGTTTCCAAGCCCTCCAGGGAGGCACAAGACTATCATGGTGAATGAGCGCCCTTCCCTCACCACAGGCCCTACTCTCCAGAGGTGAAGGCCACGGCCAGTTCCTTCCCTCACCACAGGCCCTACTCTCCAGAGGCGAAGGCTACGGCCAGTTCCTTCCTCACCACAGGCCCTACTCTCCAGAGGCGAAGGCCACGGCCAGTTCCTTCCACAGCAGGTTCAGAGCTCCAGGAGAGGCCAGGGTGGGGTTCCAGAGGAATCTGGACTTTTCTGGCCAACACCTGCCTAAGGCAAAGTTTCTTGTTACATAAATATCcttgttaaaaagtaaaatattgatCCTGTACAATATAACCTGTTAAAAAATCGTGCTTACAAACAGCTCCTAGATAAGAGGGGAGGTGGAGAGAGGACGGAGAAAACAGCTACCAAAAAGGCAGGGGGGAATTTAAAGGACTACTAGGGAAAGCTTTAGGACAGTGGGAGAATTCCAACTTAGGACAATATCTACGAGCAAAAAAGTAATCACACCTGCTTCCCGGATTTCAATTAAGAAAATGCCATTTGTAAAAGGTTGGGGAGGGGGGCAACCTCACTGGTGCTCctttccctgcctcccacctcaaGATGATGCAGAGATCCTTTAAGCTGACACCTGGGCATGTCATCCCCTTACCCCCAGGGCTGCACTCAGCCCTGACCAGCTACTGTGTAGGGTGGGAGGGAGACAGCCCATTGCTGACAGAGGCTGGAGGTAGCAGGGAAAGGGGACATCACCCCTTTTTTTCCTGGTCCCTCATTGGTCTTTGCCATATGCCACGGCTCCTGTCCTGGGCAGATGTCCCTCAGGTTCTCATGGCCTCAGTAAGCATACTGAAGTGAGTTTGGGTACTGAGTATAGGATAAAGCTATTCTTATCCTTTGAACAACCAGGCCactaaggctttttttttccttcccccccCCCNNNNNNNNNNNNNNNNNNNNNNNNNNNNNNNNNNNNNNNNNNNNNNNNNNNNNNNNNNNNNNNNNNNNNNNNNNNNNNNNNNNNNNNNNNNNNNNNNNNNAAGCATACTGAAGTGAGTTTGGGTACTGAGTCTAGGATAAGGCTATTCTTATCCTTTGAACAACCAGGCCactaaggctttttttttctccccccccccaccccccagatTTTAGGAAGGGAGGTTTAAGAAATGACTGGCTAGTTATGgtccaacaaaaaaaaaggtgaaggcAGATATCATTCCTCTGTACCAGCAAAGTTCACAGTGATAGGAAAATTCCTTGTGGGTGCTGAGGACActaagggaggaggaaaggaaagacagGATAGATGGGAGGACACGGGAATGGGGAAGGCAAGGAGAAAAGACAGGAGGTGGGGGCAAGGCCCCAGTTACAAGGGTTTAAACAGTTGCTTTGCCAGTCCTATGACTTTCCCAGCATCACTTAAGGGGAGAAAGAATTCGAGGGAGGGACAGGAAAGGGCAGGCAGAGAGGAAAGGACTCCTCTAACAGCCCAGGACTTTGTATTCTGCAGCCAGAGGCTCAGTGGCCTCTGTAAACTGAGGGTGTAGGGAAGGTGGCAGTTAAGGTGAGAAGGGTTGCTGGGTCTAGTAATGAAAACCAGATACAAGGAGAATGGCAACAGCGAGTCCCAACTGGATTCTCACATACTATCGCCTATAATACAAGTCCCAATAACATGCACAGCATGCAGGAGGTGGCTGCGTACCAAGGTAGacgctttttaaaataaaccttaaTTAGTCCCTGGGACTCACTGAAACTAATTTTTAGAAGCAAATCATCTAGTCCGATTCTAACCTTGCCAGACATTTTaatgtctggttttgtttttcaaaaggtATCCCAAGCTACCCTGCCTAAATCGAAACACACTTATTCCAAATTGCCTCCAATCAAGGGCTAGGGAGCTAAATTTTAAGGCTTTTACCTCAAACAAGGAGTACTGGCTTGGGCTGAAGCAGAAGCCTGAGTCCTGGACCTGCTCAGTTCCTGATGACAAACCAAGTGAACCTAGACAGAAGTTGGGTGAGGGAGAACtggtaggaggctgaggcagttccTTGGTAGTTTGTCCTGAAACCCTAGTGGAGAAGTCAGCAAGAGGCACCTACTGAGAGAAGTGCCCAGAAACTGCTGACTGCATCTGTTAAGAGTTACGAGTAAAGAGGTAGAAGTGTGTTTCTGAATCAGAGTGGAGGCGTCTCAAGGGTCCCACAATGGAGGTCCCTAAGCTGCCTCCCTTCCGTGAGTGGGAAGAGTGAAGCCCATGAAGAACTGAGATGAAGCAAGGATGGGGTTCCTGGGCTCTGGGCAAAGGCTGTACTCTCTGTGGTAGGGAGCCCCACAAGTCAGAAGAGAAGAACTGATCATTGTTGCAAGAAACCTTGCTGGATACTGGGGGAAAACTggaggcgggggcgggggcaCAAGGAAGTAGAAGTGATTTGACGGAGAGCAGAGAAGCCTACGCACAGTGGCTGAGTCCACTGTAAAATGGAAGAGACAGAAGGGACATTGCGGATAAGGAAAATTTTGGTTTGGGACACAACAATGTACCCATAGATTAGGACTTAGCTATCTGCCCATTCCTTTCTGCAAACTCTTCTTCCAACAATTCCACAACTTCCTGGAAAAGGGACAGTTGGGAGGAAGACAAATGAAGGGCTCAGACCTCCTCCTTCGCTATCCACACCAACCCAGACTCTGCTTCCAAGACTAGTAACAACAGCTCATGATGTTCAAGGTGGGGCTAAGGGATGGGGAGGTGACGGACATGGGcatgcctttcatttcttcccCTCTCCAGTTCAAGAGAAGGATGAGGGGGTCATAATGTActtggagaaaaacagaattgcAGACCTGTGAGAAAACTGCTCCAATCTTCTTGCCTGTCTTCTGTGGACACTGCCGAGGCAGGCAGGAACAGATGCAGTCATGGAAGATGGCAGAGACTGGAGCAGTCCAAACTCAGTTTATTTCCCCACGGGGGAAAAATGTGACCTCAAGTGAAGAGAAGTCAGCAAGACCCGACTCCGCCTTGTAAACAGGATTCCAGTTAACACCAGGTACCAAATGGTTCAGGCTGGTGCCAACTGGAACGGACTGATGGGAATGGATTCACGGTGTGTAAACAGTGTTCACTGCAATCATTCTAAGGCTAACAGCTTGGCAAGGGAGGTGAAATGGTGTGTCTGAGGCGACTGTGTAAACGGTACCGTTGCTGGACAACACTGACTGAAAATGGAGGTGCTGGTACAGGATGCATGGGTGGGTGGGAAATAAAGGCCTTCTCTCCTGCCCATTGGTTGGAAGCAGGCCATGGAGCCAAGTGACCTTCTACAGCAGGGCCTGACCAACTGACTGCTGTGGGGTCTAGAGGTTGGGACCAGAAGGCGGACTTCTTGGGCAATTTCTCTTGAGGTCATCCAAGGTGAAACCCTCTGTGTCTCCAAGAGGCCTCCCCATTCTCCAAAGAGGAGGAGGTTCTGGCGCTTTGGAGAGAAAGAGGGCTAAGTGTGGCTCCCGATTCaggtcaaaaaaataaaagtaaaaaatacctGAAGTCCTACGGTATGAGATCTTTTCACAGGGTTGGGGCTCAAGGCTCCTTCTGGAATTGATCCTGGAGCCTGAACCCGCAAACCAAGTGCTCCATACAGACACTGGAATTTTTTTTGAACCCAGCTCTGAAAGCTCAGCTGCCTTCACGGGGGACACGGACGGGGTGGGTACTAAGGCTCCCTAACAGAGCCAAAAACTGAGCTGAGGGCCTCTGTGGGGGCTACTGGAATGCTTGGTGGAAACGAGGCAGGGTGGTGCTACTCAGGCCAGACGTGAAGACAGGAGGCAAGGAGTGCAGAGGCCCAAAGTTCAGTGGTCCCCCAGCTCCTGGGGAATCTTGAGGCTGAGCTTGCAAAGTGGTGAGCAGGGGCTGTGCCTCGGCCTGGGAGTAGCCCATGACCAGGCCTCCTGTGGCCCCAGGTGGGTTACACGGGGGCAGGTTGAGTGGAAGAAAGCCCAGTAGGTGGGAGAAGTCCACATTAGCAGCGCAGAGGGCCTCAGAGAGGTTGGCGGGGCTCTTGGCAAGCAGTGCTTCATCTAGGAGGGCCGCAGCTGCCGCCGGCTGAGGTGAGGCGGGCTGGGGTTCAGCGGATGAGAGAGACAGGCTTCCAGGAAGCTCCGCCAGAAAACTATCCACCTCCACTTTGGGCAATTTGTCGGGCAAGTATGAGGTAGATCCAAGCTGGTATTTTGGAGGGAGCTGAGCTGGGGAAGAGATAGGTGAGGATTCCAGAGGGTAGCTCATACCCATGGGCAGCGTGTTGTGCACCAAGGAGTGTGGCATGCCCGTGCTGGGCATGGTAGGGATGTGGGCACCATACATGCCCATGGGCAACATGCCAGGGAAGGCCTTGGTCCCCATTACGTCCCGAGAGGCCATGCACAGCACAGGGCTCAGCTCTTCCTTCACACTGACTGTGGAGCTGCAGCTGAGTAGGCCTAACATGTCCACGGGCTCTGTCTTGATCTTGAGCAGCTCCTGCGAGTGGCTCTTCTTGACATGACGCGTCAAGTGGTCCTTACGGCCAAACCGCTGGGCACAGTACTGGCACAGGAAGTCCTTACGGCCTGTGTGCACCACAAGGTGCCGCCGTACATCCTTACGAGTATAGAACCGCCGGTCGCAGTGGTCACAGGGGTGCTTCTTCTCCTTGGCACCGCCTGCTACCCGGCGTGAGTGGGCCTTCAGGTGCTCTAGCAGGGCCTGGGTACTCTCAAAGGTCTGCAGGCACACCTTGCAGCTGAGGTCACCGCTGCTGGCAGCATGCATGGCCAGGTGGCGCCGGTAGCCCAGCTTTGTATTGTAATTCTTACCGCACTCAGAGCAGTGGAGGGCCTCTTTGTTAGGGTCATGGGTCTGCAGATGGTTCCGCAGATGGTCCTTGCGGTGAAACATCTTATCACAGTACATACACTGGTGGGGTTTCTGGGCTGAGTGGGTGGCCATGTGCCTGGGGGTAGAgacaggggagaggggagaaagcAGAGAAAGGGGAGATCACAAGGGATGACTGGACAACCAAGGTGTCCATTAACAGGAAACTAGATACAAAAACTATGGTAAAGGCTTGCAATGCAATACCAAATCAATTATATTCTACAGATATCCTTGCTTATCTGCAAAATAATGTGTACCGATATTCTTTGCAGCATTGCTTgtagtagcaaaaaaaaaatcagaaacaatctGATCGTCCAATCTATCAATAGGGAACTGGTTACATAAATTATGATAAGTCCATAAAATGACTCAACTTTTCAAAAATGAGGCTTTATGTGTACTTACAGGGAACATGCTCCtaagagacaggaagtagaaaaAAAGCAAGGAGGCAGAATAGTGGATACAGAATAGGACTCTAtgtgaaaaggggaaaaatatatgTACGTTTGCTTGTATATGcctaaaatatttctggaaggaTATACAAGAAACTGATACCAGTGGCTGCCTATGCAAAAAAGAACCGAACAGCTTATGGATGGGTGTCATGGAGAATTTTCATCATATAAGTTTTGataccttttgaattttgaattacATGGATGTACTTCGTTTTTcaaacattatatttaaataattttaaatgatacaataaagaaaaaatgaaatatatctaAACTTCCAGTCTGgtcatagtggtgcacgcctgtaatcacagcactataggagggcgaggcaggaggatcgtttgagcccaggagttcgagaccagcctgaaccatagcaagaccttgtctctacaaaatctTAAACATTAGATGGGCATggcagcacgcacctgtagtcctagctactcaagaggctaaggcaggattacctgagcccaggaattcgaagttgcagtgagctatgatcgcaccactgcactccatcctgggtgacagagcgagacttcgtctctaaataaataaattaacttcCTTATCTAGAACAAATTTCCAAGATATGTAGGGCTAAGTCAAAAAAGGAAGTTCAATACAGTGCATGTAATACaatcttttttgaaaataaaaaagaaagggaatatACACGTTTGAATGTCTTAGGAAGGATACACAAAAACCAACCCACCAGCTGCCTTTGGGGAGAGGAACAGGGACTTCGAGTGTGAGGACCATTCACTCCTCATGGCATGCCAGTTAGTACCACTTGAACTGCTTGTCATGTAAACCAGTAACACTTCAAGAAATGTTTTAATGGTATGGCACTTCAGTGTCCCTTGGTTTACCTGATCCCATACGGTTGAAAAGTGGCTCAGAATCCAGGAACTGCAATTCACAGCTCCAGAGCATATTCAGAATCAACTCAGCACCCACTGTTTGCCAGGCTCTGTGTAAGTTGTGTCATTAACCTTGATCTCCAGACAAGGAAAGGAGTCTAAAAAATAAGGCAGCCCCCTCACCCGCCAGTTGGTAAGTAGCAGAGGCTGGATTTAAACAGGCCTTCGGAAGACCTGTGTTCAGTCAGGTACGCAACAGTTGTCTCTCTCGTACAGCACTCTGTGATCCTTTCCACCTGGAGGGTATCAAACACACCCACTGCCCACATCCCACATGTGCATGCTCAAGAATGCTCATGCCTGTGTGGGTTACTGTCAACCTCCTGTGATGGAACTGACGTGGTAATGTAGAGAGGGAGGTGCTTAGTGATCCACTGTTCATTTCcctcattttgcaggtgaggaaactgaggcccaaagaggttcAGTAACTCACCTAAGATCACACAGTAAATTATATGTGATGAgtcagggctcctgcctgctgaCCCAGGACCTTTCCTGCAGCCGCCCACTGGTAACCAGACCATCATTAAGAAagtccaggccgggcacggtggctcacgcctgtaatcccagcactttgggaggccaagacgggtggatcacgtggtcaggagatcgagaccatcctggctaacatggtgaaaccccgtctctactaaaaaatacaaaaaaaaaaaaaactagccgggcgaggtggcgggtgcctgtagtcccagctacttgggaggctgaggcaggagaatggcgtagacccgggaggcagagcttgtagtgagctgagatccggccactgcactccaacccaggcgacagagctagactccgtctcaaaaaaaaaaaaaagtctaagaaggttgggtgcagtggctcatgccaataatctcaatactttgggaggctatggtggggggactgcttgaggccaggagtttgagaccactctgcgCAACACAGggaagagactctgtctctagaaaatgtacaaaaattagcgggtgtggtggtggtacatgcctgtggtcctagctactcaggaggctgaggcaggaggatcacttgagcccaggagtttgaggctgcagttacttatgatcacgccactatactccagcttgggcaaaagtgagaccctgtctcaaaaaaaagaaaaaaaagaaagcttaagAATATGGCCTTGACTGGAGTTCCCTTAacatacaggagcacacagagaATCTAAGCACTCCTGAGGACCACAGAACACCTGTCAAGAGAGCAATCCTGGCTACCACACTACCCTGTTGCCTATTTTAGTCCCTTCCTATTAactgtttttcagatgaggaactgaggctctGTGGTCATCTTGTTCATGTATTTACTTGTTTACTGTCTGTACCCACTATTAAGACCATAAACCCAAGGAGGGCCAGCACCCCCATCTGACTGGCTCACTCCTCCACCACCGCTTGCACCAAGCACTGTGCCTGGTACAGAGCAAGAGCTCAATAACGttgggtagatgaatgg includes:
- the PLAGL2 gene encoding zinc finger protein PLAGL2; the protein is MTTFFTSVPPWIQDAKQEEEVGWKLVPRPRGREAESQVKCQCEISGTPFSNGEKLRPHTLPQPEQRPYSCPQLHCGKAFASKYKLYRHMATHSAQKPHQCMYCDKMFHRKDHLRNHLQTHDPNKEALHCSECGKNYNTKLGYRRHLAMHAASSGDLSCKVCLQTFESTQALLEHLKAHSRRVAGGAKEKKHPCDHCDRRFYTRKDVRRHLVVHTGRKDFLCQYCAQRFGRKDHLTRHVKKSHSQELLKIKTEPVDMLGLLSCSSTVSVKEELSPVLCMASRDVMGTKAFPGMLPMGMYGAHIPTMPSTGMPHSLVHNTLPMGMSYPLESSPISSPAQLPPKYQLGSTSYLPDKLPKVEVDSFLAELPGSLSLSSAEPQPASPQPAAAAALLDEALLAKSPANLSEALCAANVDFSHLLGFLPLNLPPCNPPGATGGLVMGYSQAEAQPLLTTLQAQPQDSPGAGGPLNFGPLHSLPPVFTSGLSSTTLPRFHQAFQ